In Archangium violaceum, the following are encoded in one genomic region:
- the sufT gene encoding putative Fe-S cluster assembly protein SufT — protein sequence MRGLLTPLARDCEVTMIPSGERVMVPAGTEVRVLQTLGGNVTVQGDYGQLMRIDEKDADALGADYVAQNPKPAESEAPAEEGAFDEERVWEQLRTVYDPEIPVNIVELGLVYQCKATPLPEGGQRVEIQMTVTAPGCGMGPVLVDDVRRKVQDVPGVKEANVELVWEPPWDQSRMSDVARLQLGWM from the coding sequence ATGAGGGGATTACTGACACCGCTCGCACGCGACTGCGAGGTGACGATGATTCCGAGCGGCGAGCGGGTGATGGTGCCCGCGGGCACCGAGGTGCGGGTGCTGCAGACGCTCGGCGGGAACGTGACCGTGCAGGGCGACTACGGGCAGCTGATGCGCATCGACGAGAAGGACGCGGATGCGCTGGGCGCCGACTATGTGGCGCAGAACCCGAAGCCCGCCGAGTCCGAGGCTCCGGCCGAGGAGGGCGCGTTCGACGAGGAGCGCGTCTGGGAGCAGCTCCGCACGGTGTATGACCCGGAGATTCCGGTGAACATCGTGGAGCTGGGGCTGGTGTACCAGTGCAAGGCGACGCCGTTGCCGGAGGGAGGGCAGCGGGTGGAGATCCAGATGACGGTGACGGCACCGGGGTGCGGGATGGGGCCGGTGCTGGTGGACGACGTGCGGCGCAAGGTGCAGGACGTGCCCGGGGTGAAGGAGGCGAACGTCGAGCTGGTGTGGGAGCCGCCCTGGGATCAGAGCCGCATGTCGGACGTGGCGCGGCTGCAGCTCGGTTGGATGTAG
- a CDS encoding ATP-grasp domain-containing protein: MKTAVIIASAGFRNFHFDLLKAPEKVRFIGLFTEQDIVNMPESQLRRFHQVHVVPCGVKDPSPLLCPLVDLNAARSIIRGLLTETKREDLTVNTQFEYDVLLASQLRSEFGLQGPKYEDILPFRDKYLMKEKLVAKGVRVPKFGRYEPARFSRDPAAYFRHITAEVGLPFVLKPVDSAGADGVHKISSWSDFEALRGDFGRGYEYEEFIQGTMYSVNIISKDRKTVFGGVTEYLVNSFDVQAGKVNADINLIDHDPWVARMVRFAESALDALGWPDGASHLELFLTDQDELVFLEVAARFKGLAGLAAMERHYGIALTNLSFELETGIESRPYDQEQVYCFDGVLPKRGGVIERLIEPQAESEYKMTWKVRPGDVTDQTDSLQANAGTFLMWNKDYEALYRDFKRLAHYEPIVYRPRA; the protein is encoded by the coding sequence ATGAAGACCGCGGTCATCATCGCATCGGCTGGATTCAGGAACTTCCACTTCGACCTGCTGAAGGCACCCGAGAAGGTCCGCTTCATCGGGCTCTTCACGGAGCAGGACATCGTCAACATGCCGGAGAGCCAGCTCCGGCGCTTCCATCAGGTCCACGTGGTGCCGTGCGGGGTGAAGGACCCCTCGCCACTGCTCTGCCCGCTGGTCGACCTCAACGCGGCGCGCTCCATCATCCGCGGGCTCCTGACGGAGACGAAGCGCGAGGACCTGACGGTGAACACCCAATTCGAATACGACGTGCTGCTCGCCTCGCAGCTCCGCTCTGAATTCGGCCTCCAGGGACCGAAGTACGAGGACATCCTGCCCTTTCGCGACAAGTACCTGATGAAAGAGAAGCTCGTCGCGAAAGGCGTGCGCGTGCCGAAGTTCGGCCGCTATGAGCCCGCGCGTTTCTCTCGCGACCCGGCCGCCTACTTCCGGCACATCACAGCCGAGGTGGGCCTGCCCTTCGTCCTCAAGCCGGTCGACTCGGCTGGCGCCGACGGTGTCCACAAGATCTCCTCGTGGAGCGACTTCGAGGCGCTGCGCGGCGACTTCGGTCGGGGATACGAGTACGAGGAGTTCATCCAGGGAACGATGTACAGCGTCAACATCATCTCGAAGGACCGGAAGACCGTCTTCGGCGGCGTGACCGAATACCTCGTCAACTCCTTCGACGTGCAGGCCGGCAAGGTCAACGCAGACATCAACCTGATCGACCACGACCCGTGGGTCGCGCGAATGGTCCGCTTCGCCGAGTCGGCGCTCGATGCGCTTGGCTGGCCGGACGGCGCCTCGCACCTGGAGCTCTTCCTCACCGACCAGGACGAGCTCGTCTTCCTCGAGGTCGCCGCGCGCTTCAAGGGACTGGCCGGACTGGCGGCGATGGAGCGCCACTACGGCATCGCCCTGACCAACCTTTCGTTCGAGCTGGAGACGGGGATCGAGAGCAGGCCGTACGACCAGGAGCAGGTCTACTGCTTCGACGGCGTGCTCCCGAAGAGGGGCGGCGTCATCGAGCGCCTCATCGAGCCCCAGGCCGAGAGCGAGTACAAGATGACGTGGAAGGTGCGGCCGGGCGACGTGACCGACCAGACCGACTCGCTGCAGGCCAACGCGGGGACCTTCCTGATGTGGAACAAGGACTACGAGGCGCTCTACCGGGACTTCAAACGGCTCGCCCACTACGAGCCGATCGTCTATCGGCCGCGTGCCTGA
- the sufU gene encoding Fe-S cluster assembly sulfur transfer protein SufU, with amino-acid sequence MSSDLQDLYQEVVLEHGKRPRNFREVEGANRRADGYNPLCGDQLTVTLRMEGDVIKDVGFVGQGCAISRASASLMTGAVKELTRAQAEELFELVHKLVMEGPAGLDTEALGKLAVLSGVNEFPSRVKCASLAWHALRAALEGKASSVSTE; translated from the coding sequence ATGAGCTCGGATCTGCAGGACCTCTACCAGGAGGTGGTGCTGGAGCACGGCAAGCGCCCGCGCAACTTCCGCGAGGTGGAGGGCGCCAACCGGCGGGCGGATGGCTACAACCCGCTGTGCGGCGACCAGCTCACGGTGACGCTGCGGATGGAGGGCGACGTCATCAAGGACGTGGGCTTCGTGGGGCAGGGGTGCGCCATTTCGAGGGCCTCGGCGTCGCTGATGACGGGGGCGGTGAAGGAGCTGACGCGGGCCCAGGCCGAGGAGCTCTTCGAGCTGGTGCACAAGCTGGTGATGGAGGGCCCCGCGGGCCTGGACACGGAGGCGCTGGGGAAGCTGGCGGTGCTGTCCGGGGTGAACGAGTTCCCGTCCCGGGTGAAGTGCGCGAGCCTGGCGTGGCATGCGTTGCGAGCGGCGCTCGAGGGCAAGGCGTCCTCGGTCTCGACGGAGTAG
- the ectB gene encoding diaminobutyrate--2-oxoglutarate transaminase has product MNSQNDKSPATGTRILVVDGTGRGHAICDLFTRTHPDVTVFYGPGCDVIDQERIVPVPSISLDEPRTALDFLKDNPVEFVFVSNIDALSRGYVDVLRAHGHRAIGPTRAAAELESSKERGKRFCSDHGIPTAPYQFFTDPEAAKAYIRSRPYACVVKTDGLCKNGDGAIVCKTASEAEAAVDGFARESGDAFQVVVEKRLEGQEISIFALLDGDSYLLFPTALDFKRALENDAGKNCDGMGSIAPHPADGPTLREEIRETLLDPLVRGLRQEGLDFSGFIYVGAMMTDTGLHVIELNARFGDSEAEAVLPGVHSDFTQLCRAILAKELRDQGLVTDGFVRCSVALTQGRVESTDPESLPGWPFGAFITGQPITGLDTVDPSEATLFYANLQKDAEGRPVTSGGRVLHVVGKGLSLAGAVDAAYGQLGRIAFPGMRYRTDIGARLLATGGAGHRAASEAPGTIFEDRESDVRSYSRSFPTLFARAKGDWLIARDGTRYLDFFAGAGALNYGHNPEALKHRLLTYLESDGLTHGLDFATSAKADFLHTFQQYVLAPRGLDYKVQFCSPSGTNAVEAALKLARLVTGRGNILSFSGGFHGVSMGSLAATGAAYYKQGLYSSLPRTTQVPYPDSPLGRFNSLDYLRRLVEDPSSGTEKPAAILLETVQAEGGIYVAPVEFLRGLRAFCDKHGILLIVDDIQAGCGRTGTFFSFERAGIQPDLVTLSKSISGYGLPMAVLLIKPELDIWQPGQHNGTFRGNQLAFIAGAEAIRQHWMDGTFAASTREKGGLVAEYLERHVTRVFGAPVRGMGLIWGIDLSGISGITAGQVSKHCFARGLVIETCGRQDDVLKLLPPLTISRENLELGLGVIVEALHEATCGAFNPNLKVAG; this is encoded by the coding sequence ATGAACAGTCAGAACGACAAGAGCCCCGCGACGGGCACCCGGATCCTGGTGGTCGATGGAACAGGTCGTGGTCACGCGATCTGCGACCTGTTCACCCGAACCCACCCGGATGTCACCGTCTTCTACGGCCCGGGCTGCGACGTCATCGATCAGGAGCGCATCGTGCCGGTGCCCTCCATCTCGCTGGACGAGCCACGGACAGCGCTCGACTTCCTGAAGGACAACCCGGTCGAGTTCGTCTTCGTCTCGAACATCGACGCGCTGTCGAGAGGCTACGTCGACGTGCTCCGCGCCCACGGCCACCGCGCCATCGGCCCCACCCGGGCGGCCGCGGAGCTCGAGTCGAGCAAGGAGCGTGGCAAGCGCTTCTGCTCCGACCACGGCATCCCGACCGCGCCCTACCAGTTCTTCACCGATCCGGAGGCGGCGAAGGCCTACATCCGCTCGCGGCCCTACGCCTGCGTGGTGAAGACCGACGGCCTCTGCAAGAACGGCGACGGAGCCATCGTCTGCAAGACGGCCAGCGAGGCCGAGGCTGCGGTGGACGGCTTCGCCCGCGAGTCCGGTGATGCCTTCCAGGTGGTCGTCGAGAAGCGCCTGGAGGGTCAGGAAATCTCCATCTTCGCGCTGCTCGACGGCGACAGCTACCTGCTGTTCCCGACGGCGCTCGACTTCAAGCGCGCGCTGGAGAACGACGCCGGCAAGAACTGCGACGGCATGGGCTCGATCGCCCCCCACCCGGCGGATGGCCCGACCCTGCGCGAGGAGATCCGCGAGACGTTGCTCGACCCGCTCGTCCGCGGCCTGCGACAGGAGGGCCTGGACTTCTCGGGCTTCATCTACGTCGGCGCGATGATGACCGACACCGGCCTCCACGTCATCGAGCTCAACGCCCGCTTCGGCGACTCCGAGGCGGAAGCGGTGCTGCCGGGCGTGCACAGCGATTTCACCCAGCTCTGCAGGGCCATCCTCGCGAAGGAGCTGCGCGACCAGGGCCTCGTCACGGACGGGTTCGTGCGCTGCTCGGTCGCGCTGACGCAGGGCCGCGTGGAATCGACGGATCCGGAGTCCCTCCCCGGCTGGCCGTTCGGCGCGTTCATCACCGGCCAGCCCATCACCGGACTCGACACCGTGGACCCGAGCGAGGCCACGCTCTTCTACGCGAACCTCCAGAAGGACGCCGAGGGCCGTCCGGTCACCTCGGGGGGCCGCGTCCTCCACGTCGTCGGCAAGGGCCTCTCGCTCGCTGGAGCGGTCGACGCGGCCTACGGCCAGCTGGGCCGCATCGCCTTCCCAGGCATGCGCTATCGCACCGACATCGGTGCCAGGCTCCTGGCGACCGGCGGTGCTGGCCACCGCGCCGCTTCCGAGGCTCCCGGGACGATCTTCGAGGACCGCGAGTCGGACGTGCGCTCGTACTCGCGCTCGTTCCCCACGCTCTTCGCCCGGGCCAAGGGGGATTGGCTCATCGCGCGGGACGGCACCCGCTACCTCGACTTCTTCGCGGGCGCCGGTGCGCTCAATTACGGCCACAACCCCGAAGCGCTCAAGCACCGCCTGCTCACCTACCTGGAGAGCGACGGTCTGACCCATGGCCTCGACTTCGCCACCTCGGCGAAGGCGGACTTCCTCCACACCTTCCAGCAGTACGTCCTCGCGCCACGCGGGCTCGATTACAAGGTCCAGTTCTGCAGCCCGTCGGGCACCAACGCCGTCGAGGCGGCGCTCAAGCTGGCACGCCTGGTGACCGGCCGCGGCAACATCCTCTCCTTCAGTGGCGGCTTCCACGGCGTGAGCATGGGCTCACTCGCCGCGACCGGGGCGGCGTATTACAAGCAAGGCCTCTACTCGTCGCTGCCCAGGACGACGCAGGTGCCCTACCCCGACTCGCCCCTGGGCAGGTTCAACAGCCTGGACTACCTGCGCCGACTGGTCGAGGACCCGAGCTCGGGCACCGAGAAGCCCGCGGCGATCCTGCTCGAGACGGTGCAAGCCGAGGGCGGCATCTACGTCGCGCCGGTGGAGTTCCTGCGCGGGCTGCGCGCCTTCTGTGACAAGCACGGCATCCTGTTGATCGTCGACGACATCCAGGCGGGATGCGGTCGCACGGGCACCTTCTTCTCCTTCGAGCGCGCCGGCATCCAGCCGGACCTCGTGACACTCTCCAAGTCCATCAGCGGCTACGGACTGCCGATGGCCGTCCTGCTCATCAAGCCCGAGCTCGACATCTGGCAACCGGGCCAGCACAACGGCACCTTCCGCGGCAACCAGCTCGCCTTCATCGCGGGGGCCGAGGCCATCCGTCAGCACTGGATGGACGGCACGTTCGCCGCCAGCACGCGGGAGAAGGGCGGCCTCGTCGCCGAATACCTCGAGCGTCACGTGACGCGCGTGTTCGGCGCACCGGTGCGTGGCATGGGCCTCATCTGGGGCATCGATCTGAGCGGCATCTCCGGCATCACCGCGGGCCAGGTGTCGAAACACTGCTTCGCCAGGGGACTGGTCATCGAGACCTGCGGCCGCCAGGACGACGTCCTCAAGCTCCTCCCGCCGCTCACCATCAGCAGGGAGAACCTCGAGCTCGGACTCGGAGTCATCGTCGAAGCGCTGCACGAAGCCACGTGCGGAGCGTTCAACCCCAACCTGAAAGTCGCGGGGTAG
- a CDS encoding crotonase/enoyl-CoA hydratase family protein codes for MSVRVEKNGPITTVILSRPDVRNAVDGATALALADAFRAFDADGEAKVGVFFGEGGTFCAGADLKAVSEGRLPRLEPEGDGPMGPSRMVLSKPVIAAISGHAVAGGLELALWCDLRVAEEDAVLGVFCRRWGVPLIDGGTVRLPRLIGLSRALDLILTGRPVSAQEALGMGLVNRVVPRGNAREAAEQLAREIAAFPQACMNADRRSAYAQASLSLEEALLQEFRGGIQVLESESLAGAKRFAHGAGRHGRFE; via the coding sequence ATGAGCGTCCGCGTCGAGAAGAACGGCCCCATCACCACCGTCATCCTCAGCCGCCCCGACGTGCGCAACGCCGTGGACGGAGCCACGGCGCTGGCCCTGGCGGATGCCTTCCGGGCGTTCGACGCGGATGGCGAGGCGAAGGTCGGTGTCTTCTTCGGCGAGGGCGGCACCTTCTGCGCGGGAGCGGACCTGAAGGCGGTGTCCGAGGGCCGGCTGCCGCGCCTCGAGCCCGAGGGGGATGGTCCCATGGGGCCCTCGCGGATGGTGCTGAGCAAGCCGGTGATCGCCGCCATCTCGGGTCACGCCGTCGCGGGAGGGCTGGAGCTGGCCCTCTGGTGCGACCTGCGCGTGGCGGAGGAGGACGCCGTGCTGGGCGTGTTCTGCCGCCGCTGGGGCGTGCCGCTCATCGACGGGGGCACGGTGCGACTGCCCCGGTTGATTGGCCTCTCACGCGCGCTGGACCTCATCCTCACCGGGCGTCCGGTGTCAGCGCAGGAGGCGCTGGGGATGGGGCTCGTCAACCGCGTGGTGCCCCGTGGAAACGCACGCGAGGCCGCCGAGCAGCTCGCCCGGGAGATCGCCGCGTTCCCGCAGGCCTGCATGAACGCGGACCGGCGCTCGGCGTATGCCCAGGCCTCGCTCTCCCTGGAGGAGGCTCTCCTCCAGGAGTTCCGCGGCGGCATCCAGGTGCTCGAGTCGGAGTCCCTGGCCGGCGCGAAGCGCTTCGCTCACGGTGCCGGCCGGCACGGCCGGTTCGAGTAG
- a CDS encoding cysteine desulfurase: MSGIPLDVARIRADFPILHQEVRGRPLVYLDSAATTQKPQAVIDALVRYYTHDNANVHRGVHALSERATQAYEGARERVRRFINARDAKEIIFVRGCTEAVNLVAQTFGRSKVGAGDEVLITAMEHHSNIVPWQMLCQQAGATLKVVPVDERGDLRMEHLDALLTERTRLLAVTHVSNALGTVNPVREIVKRAHGKGVPVLVDGAQALQHFRVDVQELDCDFYAFSGHKVFGPTGIGVLYGKSAVLETLPPWQGGGDMILTVTMEKTVYNRLPYRLEAGTPDISGAVGLAAALDYVDSVGLEAIAAHDRELLEYGARALEGVPGVKLMSRARERSGVLSFVMEDVHAHDVGTILDRDGVAIRAGHHCAQPLLSCFGVAATVRASLAMYNTREDIDALVRGLHKVREVFA, encoded by the coding sequence ATGAGTGGGATACCTCTGGACGTGGCGCGCATTCGCGCGGACTTCCCCATCCTCCACCAGGAGGTGCGGGGCCGGCCGCTGGTGTACCTGGACAGCGCGGCGACGACGCAGAAGCCCCAGGCCGTCATCGACGCGCTGGTGCGCTACTACACGCACGACAACGCCAACGTGCACCGCGGCGTGCACGCGCTCTCCGAGCGGGCCACCCAGGCCTACGAGGGCGCTCGCGAGCGGGTGCGCCGGTTCATCAACGCGCGCGACGCGAAGGAGATCATCTTCGTGCGCGGCTGCACCGAGGCCGTCAACCTGGTGGCGCAGACGTTCGGGCGCAGCAAGGTGGGCGCCGGTGACGAGGTGCTCATCACCGCCATGGAGCACCACTCCAATATCGTCCCCTGGCAGATGCTCTGCCAGCAGGCGGGCGCCACGCTGAAGGTGGTGCCGGTGGACGAGCGGGGTGACCTGCGCATGGAGCACCTCGACGCGCTGCTGACGGAGCGCACGCGGCTGCTCGCGGTGACGCACGTGTCCAACGCGCTGGGCACGGTGAACCCGGTGCGGGAGATCGTGAAGCGGGCCCACGGCAAGGGCGTGCCCGTGCTGGTGGACGGGGCGCAGGCGCTGCAGCACTTCCGGGTGGACGTGCAGGAGTTGGACTGCGACTTCTACGCGTTCTCCGGGCACAAGGTGTTCGGGCCCACGGGCATCGGCGTGCTGTACGGGAAGAGCGCGGTGCTGGAGACGCTGCCTCCCTGGCAGGGCGGAGGGGACATGATCCTCACCGTCACCATGGAGAAGACGGTCTACAACCGGCTGCCGTACAGGCTCGAGGCGGGGACGCCGGACATCTCGGGGGCGGTGGGATTGGCGGCGGCGCTCGACTACGTGGACTCGGTGGGGCTGGAGGCCATCGCGGCGCACGATCGGGAGCTGCTGGAGTACGGGGCGCGGGCGCTGGAGGGCGTGCCGGGCGTGAAGCTGATGAGCCGGGCGCGCGAGCGCTCGGGGGTGCTGTCCTTCGTCATGGAGGACGTGCACGCGCACGACGTGGGGACCATCCTGGACCGCGATGGCGTCGCCATCCGGGCGGGCCACCACTGCGCGCAACCGCTGCTGTCGTGCTTCGGGGTGGCGGCCACGGTGCGCGCGTCGCTGGCGATGTACAACACGCGCGAGGACATCGACGCACTCGTGCGCGGGCTGCACAAGGTGCGGGAGGTGTTCGCATGA
- the sufB gene encoding Fe-S cluster assembly protein SufB codes for MSTPTIQELTKRQYEAGFVTEVESESIPRGLNEDVIRLISAKKNEPDFMLEWRLRAYRHWLTLKEPRWQKVDYAPIDYQDIIYYSAPKQKPKLDSLDQVDPEILKTYAKLGIPLEEQKLLQNVAVDAVFDSVSVATTFKDKLAKAGVIFCSFSEAVREHPELVKKYLGTVVPHSDNYFAALNSAVFSDGSFVYVPKGVRCPMELSTYFRINAENTGQFERTLIVADEGAYVSYLEGCTAPMRDTNQLHAAVVELVAMDGATIKYSTVQNWYPGDEQGRGGIYNFVTKRGIAHERAKISWTQVETGSAITWKYPSVILKGDESVGEFYSVALANHRQQADTGTKMIHLGRNTKSTIVSKGISAGHGQNTYRGLVKVLKSAEGARNYTQCDSLLLGSKCGAHTLPYIEVKNSSSQVEHEASTSKIGEDQLFYCQQRGISKEDAVSMIVNGFCRQVFKELPMEFAVEAQKLLSVSLEGSVG; via the coding sequence ATGAGCACGCCAACCATCCAGGAGCTCACGAAGCGTCAGTACGAAGCGGGCTTCGTCACCGAGGTGGAGTCCGAGTCCATTCCTCGCGGGTTGAACGAGGACGTCATCCGGCTCATCTCCGCCAAGAAGAACGAGCCGGACTTCATGCTCGAGTGGCGCCTGCGCGCCTACCGGCACTGGCTCACCCTCAAGGAGCCGCGCTGGCAGAAGGTGGACTACGCGCCCATCGACTACCAGGACATCATCTATTACTCGGCGCCCAAGCAGAAGCCGAAGCTGGACAGCCTGGACCAGGTGGATCCGGAGATCCTCAAGACGTACGCCAAGCTCGGCATTCCGCTGGAGGAGCAGAAGCTGCTGCAGAACGTGGCGGTGGACGCCGTGTTCGACTCGGTGTCCGTGGCCACCACCTTCAAGGACAAGCTGGCCAAGGCCGGCGTCATCTTCTGCTCCTTCTCCGAGGCCGTGCGCGAGCACCCCGAGCTGGTGAAGAAGTACCTGGGCACGGTGGTGCCGCACTCGGACAACTACTTCGCGGCGCTCAACTCGGCGGTGTTCAGCGACGGCTCGTTCGTCTACGTGCCCAAGGGCGTGCGCTGCCCCATGGAGCTGTCCACCTACTTCCGCATCAACGCGGAGAACACCGGCCAGTTCGAGCGCACCCTCATCGTCGCCGACGAGGGCGCCTACGTGAGCTACCTCGAGGGCTGCACCGCGCCCATGCGCGACACCAACCAGCTCCACGCCGCCGTGGTGGAGCTCGTCGCCATGGACGGAGCCACCATCAAGTACTCCACCGTGCAGAACTGGTACCCCGGTGACGAGCAGGGCCGCGGTGGCATCTACAACTTCGTCACCAAGCGTGGCATCGCCCACGAGCGGGCCAAGATTTCCTGGACCCAGGTGGAGACGGGCTCGGCCATCACCTGGAAGTACCCCAGCGTCATCCTCAAGGGGGATGAGTCGGTGGGCGAGTTCTACTCGGTGGCGCTCGCCAACCACCGGCAGCAGGCGGACACGGGGACGAAGATGATCCACCTGGGCCGCAACACGAAGAGCACCATCGTGTCCAAGGGCATCTCCGCCGGCCACGGGCAGAACACCTACCGGGGCCTCGTGAAAGTTCTCAAGAGCGCCGAGGGCGCGCGCAACTACACGCAGTGCGACTCGCTGCTGCTCGGGAGCAAGTGCGGCGCCCATACGCTGCCGTACATCGAGGTGAAGAACTCCTCCTCGCAGGTGGAGCACGAGGCGTCCACGTCGAAGATTGGCGAGGACCAGCTCTTCTACTGCCAGCAGCGGGGCATCTCGAAGGAAGACGCCGTATCGATGATCGTCAATGGCTTCTGCCGGCAGGTCTTCAAGGAGCTGCCCATGGAGTTCGCCGTGGAGGCGCAGAAGCTGCTCAGCGTGAGCCTGGAAGGAAGCGTGGGATGA
- a CDS encoding fatty acid desaturase, translating into MHPRETMQHLPRFVQGYLTFVTGVPLPGEQPLIHWTPAKAALLGFAQTAAGVALGAFALRPFTLWSLPLLVLSWLTTAGGMRRLDVVIVHQTLHGKVAKTERGNRILGELITTLLWRVPYDLNRKEHLLHHAFPCSMKDVDTRYLISTGMRPGMTRGEYHRYMLKMLLSPKAHWSFFSGRIKANFTRHQPRYRLAMSIAYATMTLGFLAATGLWAEWLLLWLVPASFFFQNATFLYTQTEHRWWLFSHAEKLTRQQRDALNFARFCGEPTPDVVGLTPARRTAAWAKWWMRVFFVHTPYRMFVLVGDTVQHDLHHTRPSCDWAASAYERRTDLTGGTRNYSEVWGSLLDHLYAAGQVRAR; encoded by the coding sequence ATGCACCCACGTGAAACGATGCAACACCTGCCCCGCTTCGTGCAGGGCTACTTGACCTTCGTGACCGGTGTCCCGCTCCCGGGCGAGCAACCGCTGATCCACTGGACCCCCGCCAAGGCCGCCCTCCTCGGCTTCGCGCAGACCGCCGCCGGGGTCGCGCTCGGCGCCTTCGCCCTCCGGCCCTTCACGCTCTGGTCGCTCCCGCTGCTCGTCCTGTCCTGGCTGACGACCGCGGGCGGCATGCGCCGGCTCGACGTCGTCATCGTCCATCAGACGCTTCACGGGAAGGTGGCGAAGACGGAGCGCGGCAACCGGATCCTCGGCGAGCTCATCACCACGCTGCTCTGGCGCGTGCCGTACGACCTCAATCGCAAGGAGCACCTGCTCCATCACGCGTTCCCCTGCTCGATGAAGGATGTGGACACGCGCTATCTGATCAGCACCGGCATGCGCCCGGGCATGACGCGCGGCGAGTACCACCGCTACATGCTCAAGATGCTGCTCTCGCCCAAGGCCCACTGGAGCTTCTTCTCGGGCCGCATCAAGGCCAACTTCACGCGCCACCAGCCGCGCTACCGGCTGGCGATGTCGATTGCCTATGCCACGATGACGCTCGGGTTCCTCGCGGCCACCGGGCTGTGGGCCGAGTGGCTGCTGCTCTGGCTCGTGCCGGCGTCGTTCTTCTTCCAGAACGCCACCTTCCTCTATACCCAGACAGAGCACCGCTGGTGGCTCTTCTCGCACGCGGAGAAGCTCACCCGGCAGCAGCGAGACGCGCTCAACTTCGCCCGGTTCTGCGGCGAGCCCACCCCCGACGTCGTGGGACTGACACCCGCCCGGCGCACGGCGGCCTGGGCGAAGTGGTGGATGCGTGTCTTCTTCGTGCACACGCCCTACCGCATGTTCGTCCTCGTGGGCGACACGGTGCAGCACGACCTGCACCACACGCGCCCCTCGTGTGACTGGGCCGCCTCGGCCTACGAGCGCCGCACCGACCTCACTGGCGGCACCCGGAACTACTCCGAGGTGTGGGGCTCCCTTCTCGACCACCTCTACGCGGCCGGACAGGTCCGGGCCCGGTGA
- the sufD gene encoding Fe-S cluster assembly protein SufD translates to MTEAGLQHYLDLAERFQAERAAGAPAWLRTLRQEGIAQLARQGFPTSRNEDWKYTNVAPISGHAFCPVRTVHEAGVEAAVARLSLSGTGPLAVFVDGWFVRELSRLEGAPKGLSVGSLREALSQDGEALDVVVGQRARAEASAFTALNAALLEEGAVVRVAPGTVCPEPVQLLFLTRGDNTETLASPRVVVQAGENSELTLVESYVGAAPGVSFTNAVTEVVLGAGARVTHLKLQVESETAFHIGALHVSQGRDSRFASHVISLGGALARNEVHAYFAAEGGECTLNGLYVGHGSQHLDNWTNLDHAHPHCTSRELYKGVLDDKARGTFHGKVLVRPDAQRTDARQSNRNLLLSEAAMADARPQLEILADDVKCAHGATVGRLDEQALFYLRSRGIPRADAEWLLTHAFATEVVSAVPLASLREQVELLLARKLPGSSKEGRA, encoded by the coding sequence GTGACGGAGGCGGGGCTGCAGCACTACCTCGATCTGGCCGAGCGCTTCCAGGCGGAGAGGGCCGCGGGCGCTCCCGCGTGGCTGCGCACCCTGCGGCAGGAGGGCATCGCGCAGCTGGCGCGCCAGGGCTTCCCCACCTCGAGGAACGAGGACTGGAAGTACACGAACGTGGCGCCCATCTCCGGCCATGCCTTCTGCCCCGTGCGCACCGTGCACGAGGCGGGGGTGGAGGCGGCGGTGGCGCGGCTCTCCCTGTCGGGCACGGGTCCGCTGGCGGTGTTCGTGGATGGCTGGTTCGTCCGGGAACTGTCCCGGCTGGAGGGCGCACCCAAGGGCCTCTCGGTGGGCAGCCTGCGCGAGGCGCTGTCCCAGGACGGCGAGGCGCTGGATGTGGTGGTGGGCCAGCGGGCGCGCGCGGAGGCGAGCGCCTTCACCGCGCTCAACGCGGCGCTGCTGGAGGAGGGCGCGGTGGTGCGGGTGGCGCCCGGGACGGTGTGCCCCGAGCCCGTGCAGCTGCTCTTCCTCACGCGCGGTGACAACACCGAGACGCTGGCGAGCCCCCGGGTGGTGGTTCAGGCCGGGGAGAACAGCGAGCTCACGCTGGTGGAGAGCTACGTGGGCGCGGCGCCGGGCGTCTCCTTCACCAACGCGGTGACGGAGGTGGTGCTGGGAGCGGGGGCGCGGGTCACGCACCTCAAGCTGCAGGTCGAGTCGGAGACGGCCTTCCACATCGGTGCCCTGCACGTGTCGCAGGGGCGGGACAGCCGCTTCGCCTCGCACGTCATCTCGCTGGGTGGGGCGCTGGCCCGCAACGAGGTGCACGCCTATTTCGCGGCCGAGGGTGGCGAGTGCACCCTCAACGGGCTGTACGTGGGCCACGGCTCGCAGCACCTGGACAACTGGACGAACCTGGACCACGCGCACCCGCACTGCACCAGCCGCGAGCTGTACAAGGGCGTGCTGGACGACAAGGCGCGGGGCACGTTCCACGGCAAGGTGCTGGTACGGCCGGACGCGCAGCGGACGGATGCGCGCCAGAGCAACCGCAACCTCCTGCTGTCGGAGGCGGCGATGGCGGACGCGAGGCCGCAGTTGGAGATCCTCGCGGATGACGTGAAGTGCGCGCACGGCGCGACGGTGGGCCGCCTGGACGAGCAGGCGCTCTTCTACCTGCGCTCGCGCGGCATTCCCCGGGCGGACGCGGAGTGGCTGCTGACGCATGCCTTCGCGACCGAGGTAGTGAGCGCGGTGCCGCTGGCGTCGCTGAGGGAGCAGGTGGAGCTGCTGCTGGCGCGCAAGCTGCCAGGGTCGTCGAAGGAGGGACGGGCATGA